In the genome of Acetomicrobium sp. S15 = DSM 107314, one region contains:
- a CDS encoding flagellar assembly protein A, whose amino-acid sequence SGGQKQRLAIAGALAMNPEVLVLDEATSMLDPSGREELFAAVLRSRVEFEVILGVIAILISVRIQTTLRQHGQELAEKIPLKQGEDGTSVKGKPLKARQGKDRQLPKGK is encoded by the coding sequence TTTCGGGCGGACAAAAGCAACGCTTAGCCATAGCCGGCGCACTGGCCATGAACCCCGAGGTTTTGGTTTTGGATGAAGCTACCTCCATGCTCGATCCCTCCGGCAGGGAAGAGCTCTTTGCGGCCGTGTTGCGCTCCCGTGTGGAATTCGAGGTGATTTTAGGTGTTATCGCCATTCTAATCTCAGTACGTATTCAGACGACTCTTAGACAGCATGGCCAGGAACTTGCCGAAAAGATCCCGCTAAAACAAGGAGAAGACGGCACGAGCGTCAAGGGTAAGCCCTTAAAAGCCAGACAAGGCAAAGATCGCCAGCTCCCCAAGGGAAAG